In the Ochrobactrum sp. Marseille-Q0166 genome, one interval contains:
- a CDS encoding YigZ family protein, with product MFTISRIESITQEIKKSRFLAIAAPVVNEQAAKDFLAEYSDLAATHNCWAWRIGQNYRFSDDGEPSGTAGKPILQAIDGQQLDNIVVVVTRWFGGILLGSGGLMRAYGGTAAMCLRQAEKTEVIPVIGFSFACDFSDHALLKARLTAVEHVTIANENFTATGVEIAGAMPLAAQDDLARLVSDITRGKTTITFDE from the coding sequence ATGTTCACCATCAGCCGCATTGAATCCATCACACAGGAGATAAAGAAAAGTCGGTTTCTGGCTATTGCCGCCCCTGTCGTCAATGAACAGGCTGCAAAGGACTTTCTCGCTGAATATTCAGATCTTGCTGCGACCCATAATTGCTGGGCATGGCGCATTGGGCAGAACTATCGTTTCAGTGACGATGGTGAGCCAAGCGGCACGGCAGGCAAGCCAATTCTACAGGCAATAGACGGGCAGCAGCTCGATAATATCGTGGTTGTGGTCACGCGCTGGTTTGGAGGCATCTTGCTGGGCAGTGGCGGATTGATGCGTGCATATGGCGGTACGGCGGCCATGTGTCTGCGTCAGGCGGAAAAGACCGAAGTGATCCCGGTGATAGGCTTTTCATTTGCCTGTGATTTTTCCGATCATGCGCTTCTGAAGGCGCGGCTTACGGCCGTCGAGCATGTGACGATTGCCAATGAAAACTTCACGGCAACCGGTGTTGAAATTGCTGGTGCAATGCCTCTCGCTGCACAAGACGATCTTGCACGTCTTGTGAGCGATATTACGCGCGGCAAGACGACCATCACGTTTGACGAGTGA
- a CDS encoding amidohydrolase family protein, whose amino-acid sequence MFDLIVRNANLPDGREKQDILVKDGKIADIVPSRGEHQAGRVIDASNRLVTPPFVDPHFHMDATLSLGLPRLNRSGTLLEGIALWGELKPMLTVEAMVERALRYCDLAVSQGLLAIRSHVDVSDPRLLTAEAMIEVREKVKPYIDLQLVAFPQDGYYRSPGAVDLVNRSLDMGLDVVGGIPHFERTMADGAASLEELCRIAAERGLPVDIHCDETDDPMSRHVETLAAQTMRFGLQGRVSGSHLTSMHSMDNYYVSKLIPLIAEAQMNAIPNPLINITLQGRADTYPKRRGMTRVPELMTAGVNVAFGHDCVMDPWYSMGSGDMLEVGHMAVHVAQMTSIEGKKQVFNSLTVNSAKALGLEGYGLEKGCNADFVVLQARDPLEALRLKANRLTVVKRGKIIAETPQRVSVLNLEGRPSSVDGADYAPLG is encoded by the coding sequence ATGTTCGATTTGATTGTGAGAAACGCCAATCTTCCCGACGGACGTGAAAAGCAGGACATTCTGGTCAAAGACGGCAAGATTGCCGATATCGTTCCATCAAGGGGTGAACATCAAGCCGGAAGGGTAATCGATGCTTCCAATCGGCTGGTCACTCCGCCCTTTGTCGATCCGCATTTCCATATGGACGCAACTCTGTCACTGGGCCTGCCGCGCCTCAACCGCTCGGGCACGCTCCTGGAAGGCATCGCACTTTGGGGCGAATTAAAGCCAATGCTGACCGTTGAAGCCATGGTCGAGCGCGCCTTGCGTTATTGCGATCTGGCCGTAAGTCAGGGCCTGCTTGCCATTCGCAGCCATGTCGATGTCAGCGATCCGCGCCTGCTCACTGCCGAAGCGATGATCGAAGTGCGTGAAAAGGTGAAGCCATATATCGATCTGCAACTCGTGGCCTTTCCGCAGGATGGTTATTATCGTTCGCCGGGCGCTGTCGATCTCGTCAACCGTTCGCTCGATATGGGTCTTGATGTTGTCGGCGGCATTCCGCATTTCGAACGCACCATGGCTGATGGTGCAGCCTCGCTTGAAGAACTCTGCCGCATTGCCGCAGAACGCGGCCTGCCGGTTGATATTCATTGCGATGAAACCGACGATCCAATGTCTCGCCATGTTGAAACATTGGCTGCACAAACGATGCGTTTTGGTCTTCAGGGCCGCGTATCCGGCTCGCATCTCACATCCATGCACTCCATGGATAATTACTACGTTTCCAAGCTCATTCCGCTGATTGCGGAAGCGCAGATGAACGCTATTCCAAACCCGCTCATCAACATCACCTTGCAGGGGCGTGCCGACACCTATCCAAAACGTCGCGGCATGACCCGCGTGCCAGAACTGATGACTGCTGGCGTCAATGTGGCCTTTGGTCATGACTGCGTGATGGACCCCTGGTATTCGATGGGTTCAGGTGACATGCTCGAAGTCGGCCATATGGCTGTACATGTGGCGCAGATGACGTCGATCGAAGGTAAGAAACAGGTCTTCAATTCGCTCACCGTCAATTCCGCTAAGGCACTTGGCCTTGAAGGTTATGGCCTTGAAAAAGGCTGCAATGCAGATTTTGTGGTGCTTCAGGCGCGAGACCCACTGGAAGCTTTACGTCTCAAGGCCAACCGTCTGACAGTCGTGAAGCGTGGCAAGATCATCGCCGAAACACCACAACGCGTCAGCGTGCTCAACCTTGAAGGGCGCCCTTCTTCGGTTGATGGTGCGGATTATGCACCCCTGGGATGA